GTCATTTATCCTGTTATGGACAAAAAATACCTGGCCGCCACGGTTCTTTTCCCTTAACACTGCGTTCTTGAGCAGATCCTCCGACCATGGCCTGACGACCGTTATTACCGGCAAACGGCGCTGAGGCGGGGTTTGTAAAACAGACATATCGCGCAGCCCGCTGATCGAGAGTGACAGTGACCTGGGGATCGGCGTTGCCGAGAGCATAAGGACATCTACTCCCGGAGCTGTCTTTTTCAACAGTTCCTTATGCATGACGCCAAAACGGTGCTCTTCGTCAATAACAACAAGCCCGAGGTCTTTAAATAGGACATCCTTGCCGAGAAGCCTATGCGTGCCGATGATAATGTCAACCTTGCCCTCTGCAAGATCCTGCAGGATCTTCTTTTGCATGCTCATCGAGACGAAACGCGATATGACCTCCACGCGAACAGGCAGGTTGCCGAACCTGGCGGTAAAAGTCTCATAATGCTGCTGCGCGAGAAGCGTAGTGGGGGCCATCACAGCTACCTGTTTGCCGCAGAAAACCGCTTTGCCTGCAGCTCTCAGCGCCACCTCGGTTTTACCGAATCCGACATCACCGACAATGAGCCTGTCCATTGGAACCGGCCGCTCCATGTCCTCTTCAACCGCACTTATTGCTTTTATCTGGTCATCAGTCTCAACATAAGTAAAGCTGCCTTCCAGTTCTCTCATGAGCTCCCTGTTAGACGCGAAAGAATATCCTTTTGTAATTTCCCTCTCGGCATAAATATTGACAAGTTCTTTTGCCGCCGTCTTTGCCATCTCTTTGGCTTTTGCCGCGCTTTTTTTCCAGTGTGAGCTTTTAAGATTATCCGCAACCGGTTCCTGCCCCGGTATAGGGGACCATGGAGTGATTTTGTAAAATTGCATTACAGGGATAAGAAGACGGCTCTCCTCAGCAAATTGGAGTACAAGATATTCCTGTTCCCCGTCCGCTGTTTCAACGCGCTGCGGCCCCAAATATACCGAGACCCCATAATCATCATGTACGACCCATTGACCGGGCATAAGCCCAACGCCCCAGTCGCTCGGCGCTCTGTTTTCTATGATGTGCCTCGACACATAGACACCTGCAAGTTCAAGGTCTGATATCACAGCATGTTTCTGGCAGATGTCAATAAATCCCTCAGATAATATTCCCTTATTGGCCTTAAAACCATTTATCCGTGCCCATTCAAGATTACGCTCTGCTTCCGAGAACACTTCCACGGTGAAGCCGTCCTTCAGAAGGGTACTGCAGTATGCTTCCACATCCTTAAGCTTGCCTCTGAAAAGAGGGAAAGCGTGCATCGCAAGTCTAATATTGCTGTTATTTATATCCTGGGTAACACGCACACGAGGAAAGGCGGTAAAATAATTACAGAGGTCCTCCCATTTCTGCCACGGAATGGCATTTTGCTTGTCCCTGTCGAGAGCGTTCCAAAGCCACACAGAATTCTCAGCTGTTGTGTCAAGTCCCTTGGGGTCAAAAAAGATGACGCGCATACCGTAAGGGAAAAACTTATAGAGGATGTGATCCGAACGCGAGATAAGGCTCTGGACGGAACATCTGAAAAGGGTCCTAATGCTTTTTTGGGTCTCTGGAAGGAAAAATCGTATGCTCTCGACTTCGTCGTCAAAAAATTCTATCCGTATAGGAAAGCTGTCGGAGGGGCTGAATATATCCACTATGCTTCCCCTTGAGACATATTGTCCCGGAGACCAGACAAGGTCGTTTCTTTCGTAGCCTTTTTGGGCCAGCCAGTCCAACAGGCGGTCTCTGCCTATCTCATCGCCGCATGCAAGTTCAAAGCGCTCGCCTCCGATAGCAAAAGGGGCAAGAAGCGAGGCCGGCGTGGCGGCAAGCACACCCCCGTTGTTTTTAAAACGCTCAAGGATGTCGCCCCTCCAAACTTTTATTGCTTCAGATTTTGACTCATCCTCGGTCAGAGTCATTTCGGGCAGTACCGCCACCGTATCAAAAAGACCCAACATGTCGGCATCGGCGGCAAAATCCCTTGTCTGCCTCTGGTCTGGCAGAATAATAAGCAACGGCACAGAGGCATCACGGCACACCCAAGGACGCGCAGCCCCCTTTGATGCGAGGTGAACAGACTTGTTACGCTTCCATGCCTCTTCGTCTATGCCGAAGAGGCTGCTCACATTGGACACGTTTTTCTCATTCATTGCCGTCAAACTTATACCTCATAAGAAGGCATGTCCATCTATCATGCCTTCTTATCGTCCTCCGGTTTCAAACCATTAATTTTGCTCATGGCCTTCTGTATATCATTCTTGAGCCAGAGATTGAGCGCTTCCCATGCGATATCCTCAAGTTTATGCCACTTATCGCGCTGCTGCGTCGGAATGCGTCCCAGCACCCAGTCAGCCATATCGACAGACCCCTCCGGCAACCCCACACCGATACGCAGTCTGGGTACATCAAGTGTCTGAAGCGCTCCGAGTATGGACATCATGCCCTTCTGTCCGCCGGCAGAACCATGTTCCCTCATCCTGACGCGCCCAAAGGGCAGAGCGGCGTCGTCGAAAATGACCAGCACATCGGAAGGTCCAAGGTTTTGATAGCGCACAGCCTCTAAAACAGACAGCCCGCTGAGATTCATGTATGTATAGGGTTTGAGCAGCGAGATTTTTTCACAGTCATAGAGCACCGGTCCCCAGAAAGCACCCTTAAATTTCATCTGTGGTTCGCCCAACCCAAGACGGCCCACGAACGAATCTATCATGAGCCATCCTGCATTGTGTCTTGTCCAGGCATACTCAACTCCCGGATTGCCCAGTCCGACAATAAGTTTCATAACTGATTATCTGATCTGTCCTGTATGTTATTCTTCCTCTTTACTTGCCTTTCCCTTGGCTACTACCTCTACTTCTTCAGTGCCCTCTTCGGCGGCGGTACCTTCTTCCGAAGCTGCCTTAGGCTGCATGATATTAAGAACGAGGATATCCGTATCCGTAATCAGCTCTGAGCCTTCAGGAAGGGGAAGATCCTTGACGAATACTTCAGATCCTATCTCCAGGCCGCTTGCATCAACTACTATGGATTCAGGGATGGCACTTGGTACCACTTCGATAGTGACGAGCCGGATGCTCTGATTGAAAAGACCTCCCTCTTTAAACCCCGGAGAGATCTCCTTGTTTATTATATGGACCGGAATTTCAACTTTGATCTTGTGCCCGGACAATACCTGATAAAAATCAATATGGCGAAGCCGCTGCGTCAGCGGGTGGCGCTGCACATCCCTGATAAGCGCGGTAAAAATACCGCCATCTGACATCGCAAGCTCAACGATCGCAGTCTCCCTTCGCTCGCTGTTGGCTATCTGGGAGATCATCCTTACGGGGACAGTCCCCGGAAGCCCGTCTTTAAAACCAGGGCCATAAAGGACAACAGGCAGAATGTCCTTTGAACGAAGCTTCTTGCATACACCCTTCCCTGTCGTCTCTCTTTTCGTAAATTCGATCTTAAGGTTCTGTTGTTTGGTTGCCATATTATATTTCCTCCTCAATATATTGTATGCTTTAAATATGTATATACTATAAGCGGATCTGTCTCCCTAAATAATATTTTGTGAGACCTAACGGAAAAGGATGCTCACCGAATGTTCCGAATGTATCCTTCTGAGCGCTTCCGCAAATAGCGTGGAGATAGGGAGCACAGTGATCCTGTCGAACTTCTTCTCCTCTTTGATCGGGATCGTATCCGTCAGAACGACTTCCTTGATGCAGGAGTTCTTCAGCCTGTCTACCGCGGGGCCGGACAGCACGCCATGCGTAGCACATGCGTATACTTCCTTAGCGCCCCTCTGGATCAGGGCCTCCGTAGCTTTTACCATTGTACCCGCTGTGTCGATTATATCGTCGACCAGAATAGCGGTCTTGCCCTCAATGTTACCTATGATCTCCATAACCTCGCATGTGTTTGCAACTTCATGCGAGCGGCGCTTGTCTACTATTGCAAGGTCGGCGTTGCCTATCTGCTCGGCAAATTTTCTTGCCCTTACGACTCCGCCGATATCAGGGGATACAACGGATATAAGGCCTGCATCCACTTCCTTTTTGAGGATACGGCGAAAGTATGACGCAAGAAGCGGGCCGCCTGTGAGGTGATCAACGGGAATATCAAAAAATCCCTGTATCTGTCCTGCATGGAGGTCTGCGGAGATGACCCTGTCGGCACCGGCCTTTTCAAGGAGGTTTGCAACCAGTTTTGCTGTTATAGGCTCCCTCGAGCGTGTTTTTCTGTCCTGACGCGCGTATCCGAAATAAGGTATGACGAGGTTCACCCTGTACACTGATGCCCTTCTCAGCGCATCGACTATTATAAGAAGCTCCATGATGTGCTCATTTGCCGGTTCGCATGTCGGCTGGACAACATATACATCGGCGCCTCGTACGCTTTCCTCAATGGATACTCCGATCTCCCCGTCTGAAAACCTGAAGAGTTTTGAAGCCGAAAGAGGGACGCCCAGATTCATGCATACATTCTCCGCAAACTGCGGATGGGCGCTCCCTGAAAAAATTTTAACTTCTCTCAGTCCTGCCGACATTATTAATTTCCTCCCCTGATATTCTTTTTCCTTAAATACCAGCCCTCTATATTTTTTTGTCTGGCCCTGGCAACACCCAGAGCTCCTTCCGGAACATCCTCGGTTATTACCGAACCTGCGGCCGTCGTCGAATTGCTGCCCACAACAACGGGAGCCACCAGCATTGTATCACTGCCGATAAAACAATTGTCCCCGATTATTGTACGGTTTTTTTTCTCTCCGTCGTAATTGCATGTTATCGTACCTGCTCCGATATTAGTTTTTCTGCCTATTTCCGCATCTCCTATGTATGAGAGATGCGGTACTTTCGCGCCCGATGATACAGTGCTATTTTTTATCTCTACAAAACGCCCTACATGGACATCATCGGCAAGTACGGCCTTATCGCGTATAAAGACGAAGGGCCCCACGGAGGAATCCCTCC
Above is a window of Synergistaceae bacterium DNA encoding:
- a CDS encoding 50S ribosomal protein L25, whose protein sequence is MATKQQNLKIEFTKRETTGKGVCKKLRSKDILPVVLYGPGFKDGLPGTVPVRMISQIANSERRETAIVELAMSDGGIFTALIRDVQRHPLTQRLRHIDFYQVLSGHKIKVEIPVHIINKEISPGFKEGGLFNQSIRLVTIEVVPSAIPESIVVDASGLEIGSEVFVKDLPLPEGSELITDTDILVLNIMQPKAASEEGTAAEEGTEEVEVVAKGKASKEEE
- a CDS encoding ribose-phosphate pyrophosphokinase, yielding MREVKIFSGSAHPQFAENVCMNLGVPLSASKLFRFSDGEIGVSIEESVRGADVYVVQPTCEPANEHIMELLIIVDALRRASVYRVNLVIPYFGYARQDRKTRSREPITAKLVANLLEKAGADRVISADLHAGQIQGFFDIPVDHLTGGPLLASYFRRILKKEVDAGLISVVSPDIGGVVRARKFAEQIGNADLAIVDKRRSHEVANTCEVMEIIGNIEGKTAILVDDIIDTAGTMVKATEALIQRGAKEVYACATHGVLSGPAVDRLKNSCIKEVVLTDTIPIKEEKKFDRITVLPISTLFAEALRRIHSEHSVSILFR
- a CDS encoding DEAD/DEAH box helicase, whose protein sequence is MNEKNVSNVSSLFGIDEEAWKRNKSVHLASKGAARPWVCRDASVPLLIILPDQRQTRDFAADADMLGLFDTVAVLPEMTLTEDESKSEAIKVWRGDILERFKNNGGVLAATPASLLAPFAIGGERFELACGDEIGRDRLLDWLAQKGYERNDLVWSPGQYVSRGSIVDIFSPSDSFPIRIEFFDDEVESIRFFLPETQKSIRTLFRCSVQSLISRSDHILYKFFPYGMRVIFFDPKGLDTTAENSVWLWNALDRDKQNAIPWQKWEDLCNYFTAFPRVRVTQDINNSNIRLAMHAFPLFRGKLKDVEAYCSTLLKDGFTVEVFSEAERNLEWARINGFKANKGILSEGFIDICQKHAVISDLELAGVYVSRHIIENRAPSDWGVGLMPGQWVVHDDYGVSVYLGPQRVETADGEQEYLVLQFAEESRLLIPVMQFYKITPWSPIPGQEPVADNLKSSHWKKSAAKAKEMAKTAAKELVNIYAEREITKGYSFASNRELMRELEGSFTYVETDDQIKAISAVEEDMERPVPMDRLIVGDVGFGKTEVALRAAGKAVFCGKQVAVMAPTTLLAQQHYETFTARFGNLPVRVEVISRFVSMSMQKKILQDLAEGKVDIIIGTHRLLGKDVLFKDLGLVVIDEEHRFGVMHKELLKKTAPGVDVLMLSATPIPRSLSLSISGLRDMSVLQTPPQRRLPVITVVRPWSEDLLKNAVLREKNRGGQVFFVHNRINDIQERATMLHRLFPKLTIAVAHSRTPEALLEKTMMRFALGEIDILVCTTIVESGLDIPMANTLIVDDAHELGLAQMYQLRGRVGRREEQAYAFLFYPDDVRLSVQASERLEAISQLDELGAGYQLAQRDLQIRGGGDLIGIAQHGNSSRVGYQKYCDLLAEEISKIKGLSRAHVDVEVGFPATIPGDYLPQENLRVTLYRRLLKVEDISEAIALREETRDRFGKIPPSLVFLFDLTCVRTAAPDLQIVKIICSRDETVIRGIPDGGWGRLKLPPQWMRRLDGYVGPGGFAGMKNLSEIIQEQCAANLLE
- the pth gene encoding aminoacyl-tRNA hydrolase; this translates as MKLIVGLGNPGVEYAWTRHNAGWLMIDSFVGRLGLGEPQMKFKGAFWGPVLYDCEKISLLKPYTYMNLSGLSVLEAVRYQNLGPSDVLVIFDDAALPFGRVRMREHGSAGGQKGMMSILGALQTLDVPRLRIGVGLPEGSVDMADWVLGRIPTQQRDKWHKLEDIAWEALNLWLKNDIQKAMSKINGLKPEDDKKA